The Epilithonimonas zeae genome contains a region encoding:
- a CDS encoding sugar kinase, translating to MNSSSNKILCFGELLLHFAPDSEGNWLNEQAMKIFLGGAEYNVASALAQWQNPVKLLSALPENFVGNQLEIQLQNKGIEVLAEKSNGRIGTFYLSSDGDMQNASVVYDRSPSVFTQSDFSEFSFDEIFSEVKWLHISTITPALSENAYQKCIDLMSEAAKRNITVSLDLNYRAALWQGRNPSELVRKMMPFVNVLMGNIWSIQQFLEIPIEYELNENFDDENLLKQAEKSALEIQKQYPNVELIANTFRFTKGKKVNYYATLFTNQLLVSEQYYSDKILERVGSGDSFMAALIHGKIKGNSSQQILEDATKVAFSKLFVKGDTIDKSINIEKL from the coding sequence ATGAATTCCAGCTCTAATAAAATATTGTGTTTCGGAGAATTGCTTCTTCATTTTGCACCGGATTCCGAAGGAAACTGGCTGAATGAACAGGCTATGAAAATCTTCCTTGGCGGCGCAGAATATAACGTGGCTTCCGCACTTGCTCAATGGCAGAACCCTGTTAAATTACTTTCAGCTTTACCGGAAAATTTTGTCGGAAATCAATTGGAAATTCAGCTTCAAAATAAAGGAATTGAAGTTTTAGCAGAGAAAAGCAATGGCAGAATCGGAACTTTTTATCTTTCATCGGATGGCGATATGCAGAATGCTTCGGTTGTTTATGACCGTTCTCCATCGGTTTTTACACAGTCAGATTTTTCTGAATTTAGTTTTGATGAAATTTTTTCTGAGGTTAAATGGCTTCACATCAGTACAATCACACCAGCTTTAAGCGAAAATGCTTACCAGAAATGTATCGATTTAATGAGTGAAGCTGCAAAGAGAAATATCACGGTTTCTTTGGATTTAAATTACCGCGCAGCGCTATGGCAAGGAAGAAATCCATCAGAATTAGTCAGAAAAATGATGCCTTTCGTGAATGTGTTGATGGGAAATATCTGGTCGATTCAGCAGTTTCTTGAAATCCCGATTGAATATGAACTGAACGAAAATTTTGATGATGAAAATCTTTTAAAGCAAGCCGAAAAATCAGCGTTAGAAATTCAGAAACAATATCCGAATGTAGAATTGATTGCCAACACTTTTAGATTTACAAAAGGCAAAAAAGTGAATTATTATGCGACTTTGTTCACTAACCAACTTTTAGTTTCTGAGCAATATTATTCTGATAAGATTTTGGAAAGAGTAGGAAGTGGCGATTCATTTATGGCAGCATTAATTCACGGAAAAATCAAAGGAAATTCTTCACAGCAGATTTTGGAAGATGCAACAAAAGTGGCCTTCAGTAAACTATTTGTAAAAGGTGACACCATCGATAAATCTATAAATATCGAAAAACTATGA
- the uxaC gene encoding glucuronate isomerase, which translates to MTHSIKNKGVFGESFLLESAKAENLYFGYAKEIPIIDYHNHLEPDVISNNQNFRSPTAIWLDGDHYKWRAMRNFGIDEKFISGNASDLEKFKKWSEVVPNTLRNPLFHWTHLELKNPFGIKEYLSMKNAESVYSQMNASLQTSEFLPQSIIKNFKVEALCTTDDPSDDLVYHKALKDSSFETAVLPAFRPDAYINIINTEQYLSAIKKLEKVSGIEINSASDLLNALQSRINYFAENGAKVADHGFEYFPDTTIWNQNLETEFSEFLKGNRPSFSNPEALCGYLLKELCKMYNEQGWAQQFHVGATRNNNSQMLSKIGINAGYDAIGEQYFAQRLSVLLDELNSTGQLTKTIIYNLNPTFNEVLATLAGNFNESGIKSKVQFGAAWWFLDQLDGMKKQMNTLSNIGLISTFVGMLTDSRSLLSFSRHDYFRRLLCNMFGSEMERGLLPNDEEWIGKIIQDICYHNTKNYFEF; encoded by the coding sequence ATGACTCATTCCATTAAAAATAAAGGAGTTTTCGGAGAATCATTTTTGCTGGAATCGGCAAAGGCGGAAAATCTCTATTTTGGATATGCGAAAGAGATACCGATTATTGATTACCATAATCATCTTGAGCCTGACGTGATTTCAAATAATCAGAATTTCCGTTCTCCAACAGCCATCTGGCTGGATGGCGACCATTACAAATGGCGTGCAATGCGGAATTTTGGGATTGATGAAAAATTCATTTCCGGCAATGCCTCAGACTTAGAAAAATTTAAAAAATGGTCAGAAGTGGTACCCAACACGCTTCGGAATCCATTATTTCACTGGACTCACCTCGAGCTCAAAAATCCTTTCGGAATCAAAGAATATCTTTCGATGAAAAATGCAGAATCTGTTTACAGTCAGATGAATGCAAGTCTTCAGACATCAGAATTTCTGCCGCAATCTATCATCAAAAATTTTAAGGTGGAAGCACTTTGCACAACAGACGACCCATCAGACGATTTGGTATATCATAAAGCTTTGAAAGACAGTAGTTTCGAGACCGCTGTTTTACCTGCTTTTCGTCCGGATGCTTACATTAACATCATCAATACTGAACAATATTTATCTGCAATTAAAAAACTTGAAAAAGTTTCCGGAATTGAAATTAATTCTGCTTCAGATTTGCTGAATGCGCTACAATCAAGAATTAATTATTTTGCAGAAAACGGAGCGAAAGTGGCAGATCACGGCTTCGAATATTTTCCAGATACAACCATTTGGAATCAAAATCTTGAAACCGAATTTTCAGAGTTTTTAAAGGGAAACAGACCCAGTTTTTCAAATCCTGAAGCGTTGTGTGGTTACTTGCTGAAAGAACTTTGCAAGATGTACAATGAACAAGGTTGGGCTCAACAGTTTCACGTGGGCGCAACCAGAAATAACAATTCTCAAATGCTGAGCAAAATTGGAATTAATGCTGGTTATGATGCCATTGGCGAACAATATTTTGCACAAAGATTAAGTGTTCTTTTGGATGAATTAAATTCTACCGGACAGCTTACTAAAACAATTATTTACAACCTTAATCCCACTTTTAATGAAGTTTTGGCGACCCTTGCCGGTAATTTTAATGAAAGCGGAATTAAATCCAAAGTACAGTTTGGTGCAGCCTGGTGGTTTCTCGACCAATTAGACGGAATGAAAAAACAGATGAACACGCTTTCCAACATCGGTCTCATTAGCACTTTTGTCGGAATGTTGACCGATTCAAGAAGCTTGTTGTCATTCTCAAGACACGATTATTTCAGGAGATTGTTGTGCAATATGTTTGGCAGCGAGATGGAAAGAGGATTGCTTCCCAATGACGAAGAATGGATAGGAAAAATCATTCAGGATATCTGTTATCACAACACCAAAAACTATTTTGAATTTTAA
- a CDS encoding SDR family oxidoreductase produces the protein MNEIFSIKDKVAVITGASGVLGGSLAKSFIEAGAKIVAVGRNQETLDSRVKELADSGGDAFAVEANVMNIESLEAASKKIIEKYGRIDILLNIAGGNIPTATLSPEQSFFDINMKGWDEVTDLNINGTVYPSYVFGKVMAEQGSGSIVNISSMAAYSAITRVAGYSAAKSAITNFTQWLASDLALKFGDKIRVNAVAPGFFIGDQNRAILLNPDGSLTDRSKKVIAKTPMQRFGEVEELNGAVQFLCSDAASFITGALLPVDGGFSAFSGV, from the coding sequence ATGAACGAAATATTCAGCATAAAAGATAAAGTAGCGGTCATCACAGGCGCTTCCGGCGTTTTGGGAGGAAGTTTGGCGAAAAGTTTCATCGAAGCCGGAGCTAAAATTGTTGCGGTAGGCAGAAATCAGGAAACTCTGGATTCCCGTGTAAAGGAGCTCGCAGATTCAGGAGGTGACGCATTTGCCGTGGAAGCCAATGTAATGAACATCGAAAGCCTTGAAGCTGCTTCGAAAAAAATCATCGAAAAGTATGGTAGAATAGACATTCTGCTGAATATTGCGGGCGGAAATATTCCCACAGCAACTTTATCTCCTGAACAATCTTTTTTCGATATTAATATGAAGGGATGGGATGAGGTCACTGATCTCAATATCAACGGAACGGTTTATCCAAGTTACGTGTTCGGAAAAGTGATGGCTGAACAGGGAAGCGGCAGCATTGTTAATATTTCTTCAATGGCCGCTTATTCGGCTATTACAAGAGTGGCGGGATATTCAGCGGCAAAATCAGCAATTACAAACTTTACACAATGGTTAGCTTCAGATTTGGCACTGAAATTCGGAGACAAAATCCGTGTGAATGCTGTTGCCCCGGGATTTTTCATCGGTGACCAGAACCGTGCTATTTTGTTGAATCCAGATGGTTCTTTAACGGACAGAAGCAAAAAAGTGATTGCCAAAACACCAATGCAAAGATTTGGTGAAGTGGAAGAACTGAATGGAGCTGTCCAGTTTCTTTGTTCCGATGCCGCAAGTTTTATAACAGGCGCATTATTACCTGTGGATGGCGGTTTTAGCGCATTCAGTGGTGTTTAA